A window of Rhizobium tumorigenes contains these coding sequences:
- a CDS encoding Lrp/AsnC family transcriptional regulator has protein sequence MNLNPLDLKIVSALESDARMSFAALAEQVGLSKTPCWKRVKALEAAGLIRGYTTTLDPAQLGFGLEAFVQVSIDFELSDAFEEAVRKNPLIWRCHATTGDADYLLHILAVDMVALDCQLRQELSRLPGVRRTVTSMSTREIKTETSFVAAVRHASEMQAR, from the coding sequence ATGAATTTAAACCCACTGGATCTTAAAATAGTTTCGGCGCTGGAAAGCGACGCCCGCATGTCGTTCGCAGCGCTGGCCGAGCAGGTCGGGCTGAGCAAGACGCCATGCTGGAAGCGCGTCAAGGCTCTGGAGGCCGCCGGTCTCATCCGGGGGTATACCACAACGCTCGATCCGGCCCAGCTCGGCTTCGGCCTCGAGGCGTTTGTCCAGGTGTCTATCGATTTCGAACTGTCGGACGCCTTCGAGGAAGCAGTCCGGAAAAACCCGCTGATCTGGCGCTGCCATGCGACCACAGGCGACGCCGACTACCTGCTGCATATCCTGGCCGTGGACATGGTGGCCCTGGACTGCCAGCTGCGTCAGGAGCTCAGCCGCCTGCCGGGCGTGCGTCGGACGGTCACGTCGATGTCGACGCGGGAAATCAAGACAGAAACCTCCTTTGTCGCCGCTGTCCGGCATGCGAGCGAAATGCAAGCGCGGTGA
- a CDS encoding tryptophan 2,3-dioxygenase family protein, protein MDKQEYWARIETPDMKDYGVYLQCDKLLTCQKPLSEMANADELQFQIVHQVEELWMKLIAYTLVEVIGYIEEDNPHRIVTLMGRVHRLMRMMTTQLDMLETMSPKEYQEIRLQLGNGSGQESPGFKLLLRMPADLWRAFKATYLEGKGLTVDDVYDGKYDHGDSYVVAEALIEFDELFQKFRANHVYLIHRSIGLGSKSLKGRPVDLLQAGARHRFFPDLWDVRCSMTDAWGSQYGVVRDSISKPEAAAE, encoded by the coding sequence ATGGACAAGCAGGAATACTGGGCGCGTATCGAGACACCCGATATGAAAGACTACGGCGTCTACCTGCAGTGCGACAAGTTGCTTACCTGCCAGAAGCCCCTGTCTGAAATGGCCAATGCCGACGAACTGCAGTTCCAGATCGTCCACCAGGTCGAGGAGCTGTGGATGAAGCTCATCGCCTACACGCTGGTCGAGGTGATCGGCTATATCGAGGAGGACAATCCCCACCGTATCGTCACGCTGATGGGTCGGGTGCACCGGCTCATGCGGATGATGACCACGCAACTCGATATGCTGGAAACGATGTCGCCGAAGGAATACCAGGAAATCCGCCTTCAACTCGGCAATGGCAGCGGACAGGAGTCTCCGGGCTTCAAACTGCTGCTGCGTATGCCTGCCGATCTCTGGCGAGCCTTCAAGGCGACCTATCTGGAGGGAAAGGGCCTCACCGTCGACGATGTCTATGACGGCAAGTACGATCATGGCGACAGCTACGTGGTAGCCGAGGCGCTGATAGAATTCGACGAACTTTTCCAGAAGTTCCGCGCCAACCATGTCTACCTCATCCACCGCTCGATCGGGCTTGGATCGAAATCGCTGAAAGGCAGGCCGGTCGATCTTCTGCAGGCCGGTGCCCGGCACCGCTTTTTTCCCGATCTCTGGGATGTCCGCTGTTCGATGACGGACGCCTGGGGTAGCCAGTATGGCGTCGTCAGGGACAGCATTTCCAAGCCGGAGGCCGCTGCTGAATGA
- a CDS encoding M23 family metallopeptidase, which translates to MTEGPLYVQFPAEAAIPAQPHHETFHLPFFPRSAHARHLIALGLASAGSMALLAGVLYPLITRSAVALPVFVPPAQIVQPTPLALKGNRLEGKRHFDGSRFAQVAEKLATGETRIFTYHRLTLVFNGDTEQRDAPVASSFTEENEADTPVATPAVATFADSVYPRSANFASQRRSRFPIRGVPLNVTVATAGATQPHREFQRLVSMPKSRQDLTDILKTAGIAEDRREQLVQALATDTVVPGDSLELLMEKGHTEGSPKLVLAKLRSENGSERVVASDDSNGFKPLADDRLFSTLYSEGQPDAPSSSEVAAVDLKDLGSGDQKDVRERLTKAGLSDTAIEHLVKLAAAKGIPLAGTTGTPDSVDLLFRKADDSDSELMFIEFHSGDEAHRFYLHKDGTDSSEYYDEKGHSVAKVLNPKPVPNGQLGDGFAWRIHPILGVRKFHNGVDFRAPMGSPIMAAGDGTVELISTEVGYGKYIRIRHDGGYETTYAHISATPSGLKVGQRVKQGQVIAYVGSTGYSTGPHLYYELRVNGRYENPLTAKLPAGTNLTGASLDSLRSQVDHVDSIMSYLDVPTPEVSRSSLPMDRPFGLFQDHAGHIHR; encoded by the coding sequence ATGACTGAAGGTCCGCTTTACGTCCAGTTCCCCGCGGAAGCGGCGATACCGGCGCAGCCGCATCATGAAACATTCCACCTGCCGTTTTTCCCGCGCTCCGCCCATGCACGTCATCTCATTGCGCTCGGGCTTGCGAGCGCCGGTTCGATGGCGCTGCTGGCAGGTGTGCTCTATCCGCTGATCACCCGCAGTGCCGTGGCGTTGCCGGTTTTCGTTCCCCCTGCCCAGATCGTCCAGCCGACGCCACTTGCATTGAAGGGCAACCGTCTGGAGGGGAAGCGTCACTTCGACGGTTCGCGCTTTGCCCAAGTGGCCGAAAAGCTGGCGACGGGGGAAACGCGTATCTTCACCTATCACCGGCTGACCCTGGTCTTCAACGGCGATACCGAGCAGCGGGATGCGCCGGTCGCCTCTTCCTTCACCGAGGAAAACGAGGCCGACACACCGGTTGCGACGCCAGCCGTGGCGACCTTTGCAGACAGCGTCTATCCGAGATCGGCAAATTTTGCCTCCCAGCGCCGTTCGCGCTTCCCGATACGCGGCGTTCCTCTCAATGTCACCGTGGCGACGGCGGGTGCCACACAGCCGCACCGGGAATTCCAGCGGCTCGTCTCCATGCCGAAAAGCCGCCAGGATCTCACCGATATCCTGAAGACCGCCGGTATCGCGGAGGATCGTCGTGAGCAACTGGTGCAGGCACTGGCTACGGATACCGTGGTGCCGGGCGATAGTCTCGAACTGCTGATGGAAAAGGGCCACACGGAGGGTTCGCCAAAGCTGGTGCTCGCCAAGTTACGGAGCGAGAACGGCAGCGAGCGGGTGGTGGCCAGCGACGATTCCAACGGGTTCAAGCCGCTTGCCGACGACCGGCTGTTCTCAACGCTTTACAGCGAAGGCCAGCCGGATGCGCCGTCTTCTTCCGAAGTCGCTGCCGTCGACCTGAAGGATCTCGGCAGTGGCGACCAGAAGGACGTGCGCGAGCGCCTGACGAAAGCCGGTTTGTCGGACACGGCAATCGAGCACCTCGTAAAGCTTGCCGCCGCCAAGGGCATTCCGCTGGCCGGCACCACTGGTACGCCTGATAGCGTCGACCTCCTGTTCCGCAAAGCCGATGACAGCGACAGCGAGCTGATGTTCATCGAGTTTCACTCCGGTGACGAAGCCCACCGCTTCTATCTGCACAAGGACGGAACGGACTCGTCTGAATATTACGACGAAAAAGGCCATTCGGTCGCCAAGGTGCTGAATCCCAAGCCTGTCCCCAACGGACAGCTGGGAGACGGTTTTGCATGGCGCATCCACCCGATCCTCGGAGTGCGTAAATTCCACAACGGGGTCGATTTCCGCGCGCCGATGGGCAGCCCGATCATGGCGGCAGGCGACGGCACGGTCGAACTGATTTCCACCGAGGTCGGATACGGCAAATATATCCGGATCCGCCATGACGGCGGCTATGAGACCACTTACGCTCACATCTCGGCGACGCCCTCGGGCCTGAAGGTAGGGCAGCGCGTCAAGCAGGGCCAGGTGATCGCCTATGTCGGCTCGACCGGATATTCCACCGGCCCGCATCTCTACTACGAACTCCGTGTCAACGGCCGCTACGAAAACCCGCTGACGGCGAAGCTGCCGGCCGGGACAAATCTGACCGGTGCCTCGCTCGACAGCCTCCGCTCGCAGGTCGACCATGTCGACAGTATCATGAGCTACCTGGACGTGCCGACACCGGAGGTTTCCCGTTCCTCACTGCCGATGGACAGGCCCTTCGGCCTGTTCCAGGATCATGCGGGCCACATCCACCGTTAA
- a CDS encoding dienelactone hydrolase family protein, with protein sequence MKKTIDITTADGVAKAAIFRSDAQHADASAPGILLYMDALGPRPAMDGMAQRLADAGYIVLLADLFYRYGAYGPFQSSAFADPVTRDQIMGMLHGTTQAMTKSDTAAFLQTLDDAGATGPVGAVGYCMGGGRALTAAGAYPDRIAAAASFHGGGLATDADDSPHKAAAKGKARIYVGTAGIDGSFPPEQSARLAETLRTAEVDHVIENYVDAAHGWTIPDHAGVYNEKAAERHWKRLLDFFAETLH encoded by the coding sequence ATGAAGAAGACCATCGATATCACGACCGCCGATGGCGTCGCCAAGGCAGCGATTTTCCGCAGCGACGCACAACACGCAGATGCTTCAGCACCCGGCATTCTGCTCTACATGGATGCACTCGGGCCACGGCCGGCGATGGATGGGATGGCGCAGCGCCTGGCGGACGCTGGCTATATCGTACTGCTCGCCGACCTCTTCTATCGCTACGGCGCCTATGGACCGTTCCAGTCGTCGGCCTTTGCCGATCCTGTGACGCGGGACCAGATCATGGGCATGCTGCACGGCACGACCCAGGCGATGACGAAGAGCGATACAGCCGCCTTTCTCCAGACCCTAGACGACGCAGGTGCCACGGGGCCGGTCGGTGCCGTCGGTTATTGCATGGGCGGAGGCCGGGCACTGACGGCAGCCGGCGCCTATCCGGATCGGATCGCGGCCGCGGCCAGCTTCCACGGCGGTGGTCTTGCTACCGATGCGGACGACAGCCCGCACAAGGCGGCGGCAAAGGGCAAGGCCCGGATTTACGTGGGCACGGCAGGCATCGACGGAAGCTTTCCGCCGGAGCAGTCGGCTCGCCTGGCGGAAACTTTACGGACTGCTGAAGTCGATCATGTCATTGAGAACTATGTCGACGCCGCTCATGGCTGGACGATCCCGGACCATGCCGGAGTCTACAACGAGAAGGCCGCCGAACGTCACTGGAAACGGCTACTCGATTTCTTCGCTGAGACGCTGCACTGA
- a CDS encoding PAS domain-containing protein, translating into MTEGAEPKKSAPPFLASGGEAASVIAGFDWSKTSLGPIDRWPQGLKATCSLILGSPVPIATLWGEDGIMIYNDAYSAVAGKRHPALLGSKVREGWPEVAAFNDHVMRTCLSGKQLAYRDQEFVLHRNGQPEQVWLNLDYSPLLDNDGKPVGVIAIVVETTGKVRAEQRLRGESDRLRKMFEQAPGFVATVSGPDHIFEIANKAYLDLIGNRDIFGKPVREALPEVVEQGFVDLLDHVFRSGQPFIGHSALILLKQRSGEQAERFIDFIYQPTFDEWGSVTGIFVQGNDVTDRRASEEALRESESRFRLIADNAPVMLWMANATGQSVYFNARKRAFWNVAEAAVATFDWGATVHPDDRDALLAKLDRAMRLQSRVTLEARYLDANANYRLIQTEAQPRYDVAGAFLGLIGVDTDITDTRLQEVYRSALISLNDSLRDIGDPADIAFKAARILGQTMNVSRAGYGTIDPLRETITIERDWNAPGIETLAGVLHFRDYGSYVEDLKRGETVVFSDATKDPRTCENAAELIAISAQSVVNMPISEQGGLVALLYLNHATAREWKPEELAFIREVAERTRTAVERRRAEQDLQQLASSLERQVAARTADLDRVWRNSRDLLVIIGSDGLLHAVNPAWPAVLGHAKLEVIGRSFFDFVWPDDLRLTKRALQGAASVADLESFEARNRHKDGSPRWISWRISSQDGMIFAYGRDITSEREQAAALDRVEEQLRQAQKMEAIGQLTGGVAHDFNNLLQVVSGNLHLLSKEVADNARARARIENALAGVNRGAKLAAQLLAFGRRQALEPKVMNIGRFVAGMGDMLGRTIGEAIEIETVQAGGLWNTFVDPAQIENAILNLAINARDAMDGRGKLTIEVGNAFIDEAYAHKHVEVDPGQYVMLAVTDTGSGIPADIIEKVFEPFFSTKPLGKGTGLGLSMVYGFVKQSGGHIKIYSENGQGTTIRIYLPRSMQAEDRLTEMEFGPASGGTETILVAEDDEDVRATVVEMLGDLGYRVLKAVDAASALTIIESGLPIDLLFTDVVMPGPLKSAELARKAKQRQPDMAVLFTSGYTENSIVHGGRLDAGVELLSKPYSRDALARRIRQLLDQRQVDMAAAAEAAVTPLPVSAPSPRPLKLLVVEDDALIRLDTVEQLQEAGHDVVDASSAEEALVLVKSERFDILLTDLGLPGLSGGELAEKIRAIYPQMGIIFATGNAEMPAVSTGPKPVLLQKPYNNRSLLRAVGSA; encoded by the coding sequence ATGACCGAGGGCGCGGAACCAAAGAAATCCGCTCCTCCATTCCTGGCTTCAGGGGGCGAGGCTGCCTCTGTTATCGCCGGTTTCGACTGGTCTAAAACATCTCTAGGACCAATCGACCGATGGCCCCAGGGCCTGAAAGCGACCTGCAGCCTAATACTTGGGTCGCCCGTACCGATCGCGACCCTTTGGGGTGAAGACGGCATCATGATCTACAACGATGCCTATTCGGCGGTGGCTGGAAAACGCCATCCTGCGCTGTTGGGATCTAAGGTGCGGGAGGGCTGGCCGGAAGTCGCTGCTTTCAACGACCATGTCATGAGGACCTGTCTTTCCGGAAAGCAGCTGGCCTACCGCGACCAGGAATTCGTCCTCCACCGGAACGGACAGCCGGAACAGGTCTGGCTGAACCTCGACTACTCGCCGTTGCTGGATAACGACGGCAAGCCTGTCGGCGTTATCGCCATCGTTGTCGAAACCACGGGCAAAGTGCGGGCGGAACAGAGGCTGAGAGGCGAAAGCGATCGTCTGCGCAAAATGTTCGAGCAGGCGCCCGGCTTTGTTGCGACTGTCTCCGGACCAGACCACATTTTTGAAATTGCCAACAAAGCCTACCTCGATCTCATCGGCAACCGCGACATTTTCGGCAAGCCAGTACGCGAGGCCCTGCCGGAAGTTGTCGAACAGGGATTTGTGGATCTTCTCGACCACGTCTTCAGGTCCGGCCAGCCGTTCATCGGTCACTCTGCACTGATCCTTCTGAAGCAGCGCAGCGGGGAGCAGGCGGAGCGTTTTATCGATTTCATCTACCAGCCCACGTTCGACGAGTGGGGCTCTGTCACCGGCATTTTCGTCCAGGGCAATGACGTGACCGACCGCCGCGCTTCCGAGGAGGCGCTTCGGGAAAGCGAATCACGGTTCAGGCTGATCGCTGACAATGCGCCGGTCATGCTCTGGATGGCAAATGCCACAGGACAGAGCGTATATTTCAACGCCCGGAAGCGCGCCTTCTGGAATGTTGCCGAGGCGGCCGTCGCCACGTTTGACTGGGGTGCAACCGTGCATCCCGACGACAGGGATGCGTTGCTTGCCAAGCTCGACCGTGCGATGCGCCTTCAAAGTCGTGTCACCCTCGAGGCACGGTATCTCGATGCCAATGCCAACTATCGCCTTATCCAGACCGAAGCTCAGCCACGCTACGACGTGGCGGGGGCCTTCCTGGGGCTGATCGGAGTCGATACTGACATCACCGACACGCGCTTGCAGGAAGTCTATCGCTCGGCGCTGATTTCGCTCAACGACAGCCTTCGCGACATCGGAGACCCCGCCGATATTGCTTTCAAGGCCGCCAGGATACTCGGGCAGACAATGAATGTCAGCCGCGCCGGCTATGGCACAATCGATCCGCTACGCGAAACCATCACCATCGAACGTGACTGGAATGCTCCCGGCATAGAGACTCTCGCCGGCGTGCTGCACTTTCGCGACTACGGCAGTTACGTCGAGGATCTGAAGCGAGGCGAAACGGTCGTTTTTTCCGATGCGACGAAAGATCCCCGCACGTGCGAAAATGCTGCCGAACTCATTGCCATCAGCGCCCAGTCGGTCGTCAACATGCCTATTTCCGAGCAAGGCGGACTTGTCGCCCTGCTTTATCTCAACCATGCGACAGCGCGAGAATGGAAGCCAGAGGAGCTTGCCTTCATCCGGGAAGTGGCAGAGCGCACCCGCACCGCCGTAGAGCGCCGTCGTGCGGAGCAGGATCTCCAGCAGCTCGCCAGTTCCCTGGAGAGACAGGTGGCAGCCCGTACCGCCGATCTCGACCGTGTTTGGCGAAACTCTCGGGATCTGCTGGTGATCATCGGAAGCGACGGGCTGCTCCACGCTGTCAATCCCGCCTGGCCGGCGGTCCTCGGGCATGCCAAGCTTGAGGTGATCGGCCGATCGTTCTTCGATTTCGTCTGGCCGGACGATCTGCGGCTCACAAAGCGGGCACTGCAAGGCGCCGCATCGGTGGCGGATCTAGAAAGCTTCGAGGCTCGCAATCGCCATAAGGACGGCTCGCCCCGCTGGATTTCATGGCGGATCTCCTCGCAGGACGGCATGATATTCGCCTATGGACGCGATATAACGTCAGAGAGGGAGCAAGCTGCGGCGCTCGATAGGGTCGAGGAACAACTCCGCCAGGCCCAGAAAATGGAGGCCATAGGCCAGCTTACCGGCGGCGTCGCACACGACTTCAACAACCTCCTGCAAGTGGTATCCGGCAATCTGCATCTTCTCAGCAAGGAGGTGGCGGATAACGCCCGGGCGCGGGCGCGCATCGAAAATGCGCTGGCTGGAGTCAACCGTGGCGCAAAGCTCGCAGCCCAGTTGTTGGCATTCGGCCGGCGCCAGGCTCTCGAGCCTAAAGTGATGAATATCGGGCGGTTCGTCGCCGGCATGGGGGACATGCTGGGTAGGACGATCGGCGAGGCTATCGAGATCGAGACCGTCCAGGCGGGCGGCCTGTGGAACACCTTCGTCGATCCTGCGCAGATAGAAAACGCCATACTCAACCTCGCAATCAACGCACGCGATGCCATGGACGGTCGTGGTAAGCTGACGATCGAGGTCGGCAATGCCTTTATCGACGAAGCTTACGCACACAAGCATGTAGAGGTCGATCCGGGCCAGTATGTGATGCTGGCCGTCACGGATACCGGTAGCGGCATCCCTGCGGACATCATCGAAAAGGTCTTCGAGCCCTTCTTCTCCACAAAGCCGCTCGGCAAGGGAACTGGGCTTGGCCTGTCGATGGTCTACGGCTTCGTCAAGCAGTCGGGCGGCCACATCAAAATCTATAGCGAAAACGGGCAAGGCACGACGATCCGCATCTATCTGCCGCGCTCGATGCAGGCCGAGGACCGGCTTACCGAGATGGAATTCGGACCAGCCAGTGGCGGGACGGAAACTATCCTGGTGGCGGAGGATGACGAGGACGTACGGGCGACAGTGGTCGAGATGCTGGGCGATCTCGGCTACCGGGTTTTGAAGGCCGTCGATGCCGCAAGCGCACTGACCATCATCGAAAGCGGCCTGCCGATCGATCTGCTGTTTACCGACGTCGTCATGCCCGGCCCGCTGAAGAGCGCGGAACTGGCTCGCAAGGCCAAGCAACGACAGCCCGACATGGCGGTTCTCTTCACCTCGGGCTACACCGAGAATTCCATCGTCCATGGCGGGCGGCTCGATGCAGGGGTCGAATTGCTGTCGAAGCCCTATAGCCGAGACGCCCTGGCCCGGCGCATCCGTCAATTGCTAGACCAGCGGCAGGTCGACATGGCGGCGGCCGCCGAGGCTGCGGTCACGCCGCTCCCTGTCTCCGCTCCATCGCCCCGACCGCTTAAGTTACTTGTTGTCGAGGATGACGCGCTGATCAGGCTCGATACTGTCGAACAGCTCCAGGAGGCAGGCCACGACGTGGTGGATGCCAGCAGCGCCGAGGAGGCGCTGGTGCTGGTGAAGTCCGAACGCTTCGACATCCTGCTGACCGATCTCGGACTGCCAGGCCTTTCCGGTGGTGAACTGGCGGAGAAGATCCGGGCAATCTACCCCCAGATGGGCATCATTTTCGCGACGGGCAATGCGGAGATGCCTGCCGTCTCCACCGGTCCGAAACCTGTTTTGCTGCAAAAGCCCTACAACAACCGTAGCCTTCTGCGCGCAGTCGGCTCCGCCTGA
- a CDS encoding putative bifunctional diguanylate cyclase/phosphodiesterase has protein sequence MHAVSSDDDFRSLFATHPSPMWVYDPISLRFLIVNEAAVELYGYSPAEYLRMTVLDIRPASERQRMIEAVAGGTDMERVKRWQHLKANGEVFEVVTYGRSVRFEGSAAILAVVQDRTEVNAAHQQASDTQSLLNSIVENLPVGVFVKDLMDEGRYVLHNQASSDIVGRSSVDIIGKTDKELFSPHQSMRFSEQDQVILDADKTLTIEEEVEGFDGERRLVRTFKRALPTPDGIRPRYLLGITEDVTVARAVEARMAHIAMHDALTGLPNRSFFSDRIRDLADQATEENPIALLYFDIDHFKHINDSLGHPAGDTLLREVATRLRRLTRSDDLIARLGGDEFAVALQVHAGVERAREFADRLLASLAQPIDLDGIQEYISCSIGIAVAPQDGGDAEVLLRNADLALYAAKAAGRSTYRFYEISMRLAAKRRHDLMGELRQAIDNQQFELHYQPIVSLKDDSLVGFEALLRWRHPHRGMVAPQEFIPVAEETGLITTIGAWVLRQACATAANWPDQLRIAVNLSVCQFRHQGLLATITSALDETNLRPDRLEIEITESVFISDSAQSVPLLHEMKALGIRIAIDDFGTGYSSLGYLRAFHFDKIKLDRSFVSGIETDPGSLSIIRAVVGIGIGFCATTTAEGIETAEQMRALKAEGFGEGQGYLIGHPMAREAAEAFIENRRARPNDAMRKAEPEKPKCKVA, from the coding sequence ATGCATGCGGTATCGTCCGATGACGACTTCCGTTCGCTATTTGCGACCCATCCGAGCCCGATGTGGGTCTATGATCCCATTAGCCTGCGGTTCCTGATCGTCAACGAAGCGGCTGTCGAACTTTACGGATACAGCCCGGCAGAATACCTGCGGATGACGGTACTCGACATTCGACCGGCCAGCGAGCGCCAGCGGATGATCGAAGCCGTCGCTGGCGGCACCGACATGGAGCGCGTCAAGCGCTGGCAGCACCTGAAGGCCAATGGCGAGGTCTTCGAGGTCGTAACCTATGGTCGCAGCGTCCGCTTCGAGGGATCGGCGGCGATCCTTGCCGTCGTCCAGGACAGGACCGAGGTCAACGCTGCCCATCAGCAGGCAAGCGACACGCAGTCCCTGCTGAACAGCATCGTCGAAAACCTGCCCGTCGGTGTCTTCGTCAAGGACCTGATGGATGAAGGTCGGTACGTGCTCCACAATCAGGCGAGCAGCGATATTGTCGGCAGGTCCTCGGTCGATATCATCGGCAAGACGGACAAGGAACTGTTTTCGCCGCACCAGTCCATGCGTTTCAGCGAGCAGGACCAGGTGATCCTCGACGCGGACAAGACATTGACGATCGAGGAAGAAGTGGAGGGCTTCGACGGGGAAAGGAGACTAGTGCGGACGTTCAAGCGCGCGCTTCCGACGCCGGACGGTATTCGGCCCCGCTATCTTCTCGGCATCACAGAGGACGTGACCGTCGCAAGGGCAGTCGAGGCCAGGATGGCGCATATCGCCATGCACGATGCTTTGACCGGGCTGCCGAACCGGTCGTTCTTTTCAGATCGTATTCGCGACCTTGCCGACCAGGCGACAGAAGAGAACCCGATTGCGCTGCTTTATTTCGATATCGATCATTTCAAGCATATCAACGACAGCCTCGGCCATCCCGCCGGCGACACGCTTCTGCGCGAGGTTGCGACCCGCCTTCGACGCCTCACACGGAGCGACGACCTGATTGCTCGTCTAGGCGGCGATGAATTTGCGGTTGCGCTGCAGGTCCATGCCGGTGTCGAGCGCGCGCGCGAGTTCGCAGACAGGCTCCTTGCATCGCTCGCACAGCCCATCGATCTCGACGGGATCCAGGAATACATCAGTTGCAGCATCGGCATCGCCGTCGCGCCCCAGGACGGTGGCGACGCTGAAGTCCTGTTGCGCAATGCCGACCTCGCCCTCTATGCCGCCAAGGCGGCCGGACGCTCGACCTACAGGTTTTATGAAATTTCCATGCGGCTCGCCGCAAAGCGCCGCCACGATCTCATGGGAGAACTGCGCCAGGCGATCGACAATCAGCAGTTCGAACTGCACTATCAGCCGATTGTCTCGCTGAAGGACGACAGCCTGGTCGGCTTCGAAGCCCTGCTGCGTTGGCGCCATCCGCACCGCGGCATGGTTGCGCCGCAAGAGTTCATTCCGGTCGCCGAGGAGACCGGGCTGATCACGACCATCGGTGCCTGGGTTCTGCGGCAAGCCTGCGCCACGGCCGCCAACTGGCCGGATCAGTTGCGAATTGCGGTCAATCTGTCCGTGTGCCAGTTCCGCCATCAGGGACTTCTTGCAACGATCACGTCGGCGCTCGACGAGACCAATCTCAGGCCGGATCGCCTTGAGATCGAAATCACCGAATCGGTGTTCATCTCCGACAGCGCCCAGAGCGTTCCCCTGCTGCACGAGATGAAGGCTCTTGGAATCCGCATTGCGATCGACGACTTTGGCACCGGCTACTCGTCGCTCGGCTATCTCCGCGCTTTTCACTTCGATAAGATCAAGCTCGACCGCAGTTTCGTCTCCGGTATAGAAACCGACCCCGGCAGCCTGTCGATCATTCGAGCCGTGGTGGGGATTGGCATCGGCTTCTGCGCGACGACGACGGCTGAAGGCATCGAGACCGCAGAGCAGATGCGAGCGCTCAAGGCAGAAGGATTTGGGGAAGGGCAGGGCTATCTGATCGGGCACCCGATGGCGCGCGAGGCGGCAGAAGCTTTTATCGAGAACCGTCGTGCCCGGCCCAATGACGCGATGCGCAAAGCCGAGCCTGAAAAGCCGAAATGCAAGGTGGCGTGA
- the rhaI gene encoding L-rhamnose catabolism isomerase, with translation MVELKIAQDVVAQENEKRASALNADYQALGASLDRRDIDIEAVTQKVSEFFVAVPSWGVGTGGTRFARFPGTGEPRGIFDKLDDCAVINQLTRATPAVSLHIPWDKTDVRDLKAKGESLGLSFDAMNSNTFSDAPGQDHSYKYGSLSHVDADTRTQAIEHNIECIEIGNALGSKALTVWIGDGSNFPGQSNFTKAFERYLSSMAEVYKALPDDWRIFSEHKMYEPAFYSTIVQDWGTNYLIAQTLGPKAFCLVDLGHHAPNTNIEMIVARLIQFEKLGGFHFNDSKYGDDDLDAGSIDPYRLFLVFNELVDAEHRGVKGFQPAHMIDQSHNVTDPIESLISSANEIRRAYAQALLVDRTALSGYQDANDALMASDTLKRAYRADVEPILAEARRRAGGAIDPVATYRASGYRATVSAIRPASTGGSGGII, from the coding sequence ATGGTTGAGCTCAAGATCGCGCAGGATGTCGTTGCGCAGGAGAACGAAAAGCGTGCCAGTGCGCTGAACGCGGACTATCAGGCGCTCGGCGCCAGCCTCGATCGCCGCGACATCGACATCGAGGCCGTCACGCAGAAAGTCTCCGAATTTTTCGTCGCCGTGCCGTCCTGGGGCGTCGGCACTGGCGGAACGCGCTTTGCCCGCTTCCCCGGCACCGGCGAGCCGCGCGGCATCTTCGACAAGCTCGACGACTGCGCGGTCATCAACCAGTTGACCCGTGCAACGCCCGCCGTGTCGCTGCATATTCCTTGGGACAAGACCGACGTCCGCGATCTCAAGGCCAAGGGCGAAAGCCTGGGGCTCTCCTTCGACGCGATGAATTCGAACACCTTCTCGGACGCACCGGGCCAGGATCACTCCTACAAGTACGGTTCGCTCAGCCATGTCGACGCGGACACGCGGACGCAGGCAATCGAGCACAACATCGAATGTATCGAGATCGGCAACGCGCTCGGCTCTAAGGCGCTGACCGTGTGGATCGGCGACGGTTCGAACTTTCCGGGCCAGAGCAACTTCACCAAGGCGTTCGAGCGCTACCTCTCGTCGATGGCAGAAGTCTACAAGGCCCTACCGGACGACTGGCGTATCTTCTCCGAGCATAAGATGTACGAGCCGGCCTTTTATTCGACCATCGTCCAGGACTGGGGCACAAATTACCTGATCGCCCAGACGCTCGGTCCCAAGGCTTTCTGCCTCGTCGATCTCGGCCATCACGCTCCGAACACCAATATCGAGATGATCGTCGCGCGGCTAATCCAGTTCGAGAAGCTCGGCGGTTTTCACTTCAACGATTCGAAATACGGCGACGATGACCTCGACGCCGGCTCGATTGATCCCTACCGCCTGTTCCTCGTGTTCAACGAACTGGTCGATGCCGAACACCGCGGCGTCAAAGGCTTCCAACCGGCGCACATGATCGACCAGTCGCACAACGTCACTGACCCGATCGAAAGCCTGATCTCTAGCGCCAACGAAATACGCCGCGCCTATGCCCAGGCATTGCTGGTCGATCGCACAGCGCTATCGGGCTATCAGGATGCCAACGACGCACTGATGGCATCCGACACGCTGAAACGCGCCTATCGCGCCGATGTCGAGCCAATCCTGGCCGAGGCACGCCGCCGTGCTGGCGGCGCCATCGACCCCGTTGCGACCTATCGGGCCAGCGGATATCGCGCGACGGTCAGCGCCATCCGACCGGCGTCCACGGGCGGAAGTGGCGGGATCATCTGA